A region from the Mycoplasmopsis phocirhinis genome encodes:
- the fusA gene encoding elongation factor G: protein MARQYDLKNYRNIGIMAHIDAGKTTTTERILLHTGRIHKLGETHDGASQMDWMAQEQERGITITSAATTAFWQGTRINIIDTPGHVDFTVEVERSLRVLDGAVTVLDAQSGVEPQTETVWRQATNYKVPRIVYVNKMDKLGADFFMSVNSVKSRLNGNAVAIQVPIGAEANFSGIIDLVEMKAYIYDGKPEENPEITEIPAEYLEVAKERRAMLIDAVSTYDDEFMMKLLEGVQPSEEELKAIIRKATLTSTFFPCVCGTSFKNKGVKKMIQAAVDYLPSPLDIPAIKGYLGDEEVAVPATDDHPFVALAFKVMTDPFVGSLTFFRTYAGVLQKGSYVYNTTKDVKERIGRIIKMHANSREEIDECYAGDINALVGLKATTTGDTLVADKSPKVVLERMIFPEPVISQALEPETKDAVEKLALGLQKLAAEDPTFRTYTDEETGQTIIAGMGELHLDIIVDRLKREHGVKAKVGAPQVSYRETITKEADVEGKHIKQSGGKGQYGHVWIKFEPNKDKGFEFVDKIVGGKIPKEYIKSIQKGLEDKMASGILAGYPMIDVKATLFDGSYHDVDSSEMAYKIAASKALTKAKDQIGTVLLEPIMSVAVVIPEDYFGDVMGDLTRRRGQIVDNETRNDGAHVIRAHVPLKEMFGYATDLRSMTAGRGNYQMQFDHYEKAPKNIADQVIKTRNIKNDDDE, encoded by the coding sequence ATGGCAAGACAATATGATTTAAAAAATTACCGTAATATCGGTATTATGGCCCACATTGATGCAGGAAAAACAACAACAACAGAAAGAATTTTACTTCACACAGGAAGAATTCATAAACTAGGTGAAACACACGATGGTGCTTCACAAATGGACTGAATGGCTCAAGAACAAGAGCGTGGTATAACTATTACTTCAGCTGCAACAACAGCTTTTTGACAAGGAACCAGAATTAATATTATTGATACACCAGGACACGTTGATTTTACAGTTGAAGTAGAACGTTCGCTTCGTGTGCTAGACGGTGCTGTTACAGTATTAGATGCGCAAAGTGGAGTTGAACCCCAAACTGAAACAGTTTGAAGACAAGCTACAAACTACAAAGTTCCAAGAATTGTGTATGTTAATAAAATGGATAAATTAGGTGCTGACTTTTTTATGTCAGTGAATTCAGTTAAATCAAGATTAAACGGAAATGCTGTTGCTATCCAAGTTCCTATTGGAGCAGAAGCTAATTTTTCTGGAATTATTGATTTAGTGGAAATGAAAGCGTACATTTACGACGGTAAACCCGAAGAAAATCCAGAAATAACCGAAATTCCAGCTGAGTATTTAGAAGTTGCTAAAGAAAGAAGAGCAATGCTAATTGATGCGGTTTCAACATATGATGATGAATTTATGATGAAACTTTTAGAAGGTGTACAACCTAGCGAAGAAGAACTAAAAGCAATTATTAGAAAGGCTACTTTAACATCAACATTTTTCCCATGTGTATGTGGAACTAGTTTTAAAAATAAAGGTGTTAAAAAGATGATTCAAGCTGCTGTGGACTATTTACCTTCTCCACTTGATATTCCAGCTATTAAGGGTTATTTAGGTGACGAAGAAGTTGCTGTTCCAGCAACAGATGATCACCCTTTTGTGGCTCTAGCGTTCAAAGTTATGACTGATCCTTTTGTGGGCTCGCTAACATTTTTCCGTACATACGCAGGTGTATTACAAAAAGGTTCATATGTATATAACACAACTAAAGATGTTAAAGAACGGATTGGGCGTATTATTAAAATGCATGCCAATTCACGTGAAGAAATTGATGAATGTTATGCAGGTGATATTAACGCATTAGTAGGTTTAAAAGCTACTACAACTGGTGATACTTTAGTAGCAGATAAATCACCTAAAGTTGTGTTAGAAAGAATGATATTCCCTGAACCAGTTATTTCACAAGCACTAGAACCAGAAACTAAAGATGCAGTAGAAAAATTAGCTCTAGGATTGCAAAAACTAGCTGCTGAAGACCCAACATTTAGAACATACACAGATGAAGAAACGGGTCAAACAATTATTGCTGGTATGGGTGAATTACACCTTGATATTATCGTAGATCGTCTAAAACGTGAACATGGTGTTAAAGCTAAAGTTGGAGCTCCGCAAGTTTCATACCGTGAAACAATTACTAAAGAAGCCGATGTTGAAGGTAAACACATTAAACAATCAGGTGGTAAAGGTCAATACGGTCATGTTTGAATTAAATTTGAACCAAATAAAGACAAAGGTTTTGAATTTGTAGATAAAATTGTTGGTGGTAAAATTCCAAAAGAATACATTAAATCAATTCAAAAAGGGCTTGAAGATAAAATGGCTAGTGGTATTTTAGCTGGCTATCCAATGATAGATGTTAAAGCTACCTTATTTGATGGTTCTTACCACGATGTTGACTCTTCGGAAATGGCTTATAAAATAGCTGCTTCTAAAGCTTTAACAAAAGCAAAAGATCAAATTGGAACTGTTTTATTAGAACCAATTATGAGTGTTGCTGTTGTAATTCCTGAAGACTATTTTGGTGATGTTATGGGTGATTTAACTCGTCGTAGAGGCCAAATTGTTGACAACGAAACCCGTAATGATGGTGCGCATGTAATTCGTGCTCATGTACCATTGAAAGAGATGTTTGGCTATGCCACTGATTTACGTAGCATGACAGCTGGTCGTGGAAATTACCAAATGCAATTTGATCACTATGAAAAAGCTCCTAAAAATATTGCTGATCAAGTTATTAAAACAAGAAACATCAAAAATGATGACGATGAATAA
- a CDS encoding restriction endonuclease subunit S: MWFADLFTNAWELKRLGELCKGIGGVSLEKYFNPNGKYNVINIGSYGVDGEYNDQLLRINKNNISQNYLLNKDDLVMVLNDKTMEGNILGKVLYIDKSDKFIYNQRTQRLIIDETKYNSKYIYYLMYSKHTRYKILSIKQRTSQIYINWSEVEKLSLNITSNYKEQCFIHKLFENLKTNVLLLQRKLIFLKNDWKHLFDTN; the protein is encoded by the coding sequence ATGTGATTTGCAGATTTATTTACAAACGCTTGAGAACTAAAAAGGCTGGGTGAATTGTGTAAAGGCATAGGTGGAGTTTCGTTAGAAAAATATTTTAATCCAAACGGTAAATATAATGTGATAAATATAGGCAGTTATGGTGTCGATGGAGAATATAACGATCAATTATTAAGAATTAATAAAAATAATATTTCGCAAAATTATTTACTTAATAAAGATGATTTGGTAATGGTTTTAAATGATAAAACTATGGAAGGAAATATACTCGGGAAAGTTTTATATATAGACAAATCAGATAAATTTATTTATAATCAAAGAACACAAAGACTGATTATAGATGAAACAAAATATAACTCAAAATACATCTATTATTTAATGTATTCTAAACATACAAGATATAAAATTCTCTCTATAAAACAAAGAACATCCCAAATATATATAAATTGGTCAGAAGTTGAAAAATTATCATTAAATATCACCTCAAATTATAAAGAACAATGTTTTATACACAAACTATTTGAAAATTTGAAAACTAATGTATTACTTCTTCAGCGTAAGTTAATTTTTTTAAAAAATGACTGAAAACACTTATTTGATACGAATTAA
- a CDS encoding pseudouridine synthase, with amino-acid sequence MSKQRIEKIIAHNTSYTRSQILKMIRKGNIQVNGIKIHKSILIESQKDFVLINDQPLKISKYHYYLFNKPAGYLSANSDKNDLTIFDLINLKPTQYFCVGRLDKDSEGLMIITDDGGWANWVLKPKNHIPKTYYVEVDKEFNDTIKRHSGDIKIQGYIVNKYKFKFITKNTCELTIYEGKYHQVKQMLNYFGYTVTYLKRISFGSVTLPDDLAKGQIREVDFSTISSFKKS; translated from the coding sequence ATGTCAAAACAAAGAATAGAAAAAATAATTGCTCATAACACTTCCTATACCCGTAGCCAAATATTAAAAATGATTCGCAAAGGTAATATTCAAGTAAACGGTATCAAAATTCACAAAAGTATTTTGATAGAATCTCAAAAAGATTTCGTTTTAATAAACGATCAACCATTGAAAATTAGCAAGTATCATTATTATTTATTTAATAAACCAGCAGGTTATTTATCAGCTAATTCGGACAAAAACGATTTGACTATTTTTGACTTAATAAATCTAAAACCAACACAATATTTTTGTGTTGGAAGATTAGATAAAGATAGCGAAGGTTTGATGATTATTACTGATGATGGTGGCTGAGCTAATTGAGTTTTAAAACCAAAAAATCACATTCCAAAAACGTATTATGTTGAAGTTGATAAAGAATTTAATGATACGATAAAAAGACATTCAGGTGATATAAAAATACAAGGATATATTGTAAACAAATATAAATTTAAGTTCATTACTAAAAACACTTGTGAATTAACAATATACGAAGGTAAATACCACCAAGTTAAACAAATGTTAAATTATTTTGGCTATACTGTAACATATTTAAAAAGAATTAGTTTTGGCTCTGTAACGTTACCAGATGATTTAGCAAAAGGTCAAATAAGAGAAGTTGATTTTTCAACAATTTCTTCATTTAAAAAAAGTTAA
- a CDS encoding restriction endonuclease subunit S — protein sequence MKTKLVPSIRFKGFTNAWELKNSNEIIEIYSIKNNQNEQLRSYSVTNTQGFVLQNEFFSNGGTAVYGSKKNSKIISKNSFAFNPSRINVGSIALFNFDDDGLISNIYETFKLKKDVLENYLDVFFKTNYFKHIIQLNSSTGVRSKFSFNDNKNIFMKIPTLPEQEKIYLLINQVKNVVLLLQRKLKMLENIKNTLLEKMFASSKSLYPSVRFKGFTNAWELKRLGELVTITSNKNNGKYNITDFLSVTKVIKSKEISRDVKPETIRNYNVLNYGEIVYEGHETKTNTFGYLAINLHKNGIISNIFSTFRFKREQDLLFWFYFLQNDNIFKHILKRSVKTGIMMHSIDLNMFYKESLKLPIAKTEMNKIGNLFKYIDDVVSLLQRKLKMLENIKNTLLEKMFV from the coding sequence ATGAAGACTAAATTAGTCCCTTCAATCAGATTTAAAGGATTCACAAACGCTTGAGAACTAAAAAATTCCAATGAAATTATTGAAATATATTCAATTAAAAATAATCAAAACGAGCAATTAAGAAGTTATTCGGTCACAAATACACAAGGCTTTGTGCTGCAGAATGAATTTTTTTCAAATGGAGGAACCGCTGTTTATGGTTCTAAAAAAAATTCAAAAATAATCAGCAAAAATTCATTTGCATTTAATCCTTCAAGAATTAATGTTGGTTCCATTGCTTTATTTAATTTTGACGATGATGGTTTAATTAGTAATATTTATGAAACTTTTAAGTTAAAAAAGGATGTATTAGAGAATTATTTAGATGTATTTTTTAAAACAAATTATTTCAAACATATTATTCAACTTAATAGTAGCACTGGAGTAAGGAGCAAATTTAGTTTTAACGATAATAAAAACATTTTTATGAAAATTCCGACATTACCAGAACAAGAAAAAATTTATTTGTTGATTAACCAAGTAAAAAATGTCGTATTACTTCTTCAGCGTAAGTTAAAAATGCTTGAAAACATCAAAAATACACTACTTGAAAAAATGTTCGCTTCCTCAAAATCATTATATCCTTCAGTCAGATTTAAAGGATTTACAAACGCTTGAGAACTAAAAAGGTTGGGAGAATTGGTAACTATCACTTCAAATAAAAATAACGGAAAATACAATATAACCGATTTTTTATCTGTAACAAAAGTAATCAAATCTAAAGAAATCTCAAGAGATGTTAAACCTGAAACGATTAGAAATTATAATGTTTTAAATTATGGCGAAATAGTTTATGAAGGTCACGAAACAAAAACTAATACCTTTGGCTACCTTGCGATAAATTTACATAAAAACGGAATTATAAGCAATATTTTTAGTACTTTTAGATTCAAAAGAGAGCAAGATTTGCTTTTTTGGTTTTACTTTTTACAAAACGATAATATATTTAAACATATTTTAAAGCGATCTGTGAAAACTGGTATTATGATGCATTCTATAGACCTTAATATGTTTTACAAAGAATCGCTCAAACTTCCTATAGCAAAAACTGAAATGAATAAAATAGGTAACTTATTCAAATATATTGATGATGTCGTATCGCTTCTTCAGCGTAAGTTAAAAATGCTTGAAAACATCAAAAATACGTTGCTTGAAAAGATGTTTGTTTAA
- the mf1 gene encoding diacylglycerol cholinephosphotransferase Mf1 yields the protein MKLDDSPMLDKNIKKRQQGNLKLLHELVDILEQNNLTYSLAYGTLLGAIRSNKLIDWDADIDLIITKQTYDFLINNYPDKIMTNKNVNHHFLTFPRFVSSLKDINVTNPNSQYIDLFVTVSSNENTFKKYLTKFTNKIKGLCGWTKVKYYFNHKIIKTICRFLVKSTLWWVKSLTFDKVYQTLYVPNTNKYALTVWPTMDNYCLIDKDDLTNLKQIELCGRKFFCLNNAQKYLKQWYGATWKTPIKTAKSIYCGYYEVAKPLKKIK from the coding sequence ATGAAATTAGATGATAGTCCTATGCTGGATAAAAATATAAAAAAAAGACAACAAGGAAATTTAAAATTACTACATGAACTTGTAGACATTCTTGAGCAAAATAATTTAACATATTCGTTAGCTTATGGAACTTTATTAGGAGCCATTAGATCAAATAAATTAATTGACTGAGATGCTGATATTGATTTAATTATTACCAAGCAAACCTATGATTTTTTAATTAATAATTACCCAGATAAAATAATGACAAACAAAAATGTTAATCATCATTTTTTGACTTTTCCGCGTTTTGTGAGTTCACTTAAAGATATAAATGTCACTAATCCTAACTCACAATATATTGATTTATTTGTTACAGTTTCAAGCAACGAAAACACATTTAAAAAATATTTAACAAAATTTACAAACAAAATCAAAGGTTTATGTGGCTGAACAAAAGTTAAATATTATTTTAATCACAAAATAATTAAAACAATATGCCGTTTTTTGGTAAAATCAACTTTGTGGTGGGTTAAAAGTTTAACTTTTGACAAAGTTTATCAAACTTTATACGTACCAAACACAAATAAATATGCACTTACAGTTTGACCGACAATGGATAATTATTGTTTGATAGATAAAGATGATTTAACTAATTTAAAACAAATTGAATTATGTGGTAGAAAATTTTTTTGCTTAAATAACGCCCAAAAATATTTAAAACAATGATACGGTGCAACCTGAAAAACTCCGATTAAAACAGCTAAATCTATTTATTGTGGTTATTACGAAGTTGCTAAACCATTAAAAAAAATTAAATAA
- the rpsG gene encoding 30S ribosomal protein S7 has translation MSRKHKAPVREVLADPIFNSVLVTKLINSIMLDGKKSVAQDILYSAFNIVKEKTNKDPMEVFQAAIENITPQLEIRTRRIGGTNYQVPTEVSSRRKQTLSLRWLVQYSRLRNEKTMDVRLANEIIDASNKTGGAIKKREDTHKMAEANRAFAHFRW, from the coding sequence ATGTCAAGAAAACACAAAGCTCCAGTTAGAGAAGTACTTGCTGACCCAATTTTTAATTCAGTTCTAGTTACCAAGTTGATTAATTCAATTATGCTAGATGGTAAAAAATCCGTAGCGCAAGACATTCTATACTCAGCCTTTAACATTGTTAAAGAAAAAACAAATAAAGATCCAATGGAAGTATTTCAAGCCGCAATTGAAAATATTACTCCACAATTAGAAATTAGAACAAGAAGAATTGGTGGAACCAATTACCAAGTTCCAACTGAAGTTTCATCTCGTAGAAAACAAACTTTATCATTAAGATGATTAGTTCAATACTCACGTTTAAGAAACGAAAAAACAATGGATGTTCGTTTAGCTAACGAAATCATTGATGCATCAAATAAAACCGGTGGCGCAATTAAAAAGCGTGAAGATACACACAAAATGGCTGAAGCAAACCGTGCTTTTGCTCACTTTAGATGATAA
- the rpsL gene encoding 30S ribosomal protein S12 yields MPTTNQLVSSGRVQKIRKQNAPALNLSYNTLTKSSRKESAPFKRGVCTRVATMTPKKPNSAMRKYARVKLSNGMEVTAYIGGEGHNLQEHSVVLIRGGRVKDLPGVRYHIVRGTQDLAGVNNRKQGRSLYGTKKEKSSK; encoded by the coding sequence ATGCCTACAACAAATCAATTAGTTAGTAGTGGTAGAGTGCAAAAAATTCGTAAGCAAAATGCCCCAGCATTGAATTTGAGCTACAACACATTAACAAAATCGAGCCGTAAAGAATCAGCTCCTTTTAAACGTGGTGTGTGTACTCGTGTTGCAACTATGACACCTAAAAAACCTAACTCAGCTATGCGTAAGTATGCTCGTGTTAAATTATCAAATGGTATGGAAGTAACTGCATATATTGGCGGTGAAGGTCACAACCTACAAGAACACTCAGTAGTTTTAATTAGAGGTGGTAGAGTTAAAGACTTACCAGGTGTTAGATATCATATCGTTAGAGGAACACAAGATTTAGCGGGAGTTAATAACCGTAAACAAGGTAGAAGTTTATACGGAACTAAAAAAGAAAAATCAAGTAAATAA